One Ananas comosus cultivar F153 linkage group 1, ASM154086v1, whole genome shotgun sequence DNA window includes the following coding sequences:
- the LOC109715877 gene encoding G-type lectin S-receptor-like serine/threonine-protein kinase At1g34300, producing the protein MAPLLPPTLLLVLRLLVLLLFSNAGGAGAIPLGSVLTPSNSSSSSSSSWSSPNGTFSVRFVPSPSHPSLFLASIVFSGGLPVWSAGGASAAVDSSASLSLLPDGDLRLLNGSGALVWSSNTSSLSVSSAALLDSGNLVLQNASDSPLWQSFENPTDTLVQSQNFTSAASLVSGPYSFSLLRSSGNLTLRWNGTVVYFNEGYNASFTANRTLSSPTLFLQSNGILSLADAALGSSPVVVAYSSNYGESGITLRFVRLDPDGNLRVYSVSGGSSAPTEQWSAVADQCEVFAYCGNMGVCSADPADPRQGCRPRTPLDDCRANWTMLELENTRFLTYPPDVATEQFFIGITACRQNCLSGQSCLASTALADGSGFCYIVVDFVSGYHSAALPSTSYVKVCAPEEPNPPPGALAGAQPGTSKLRAWIVVVAVLCTLLALVFCESALWWFFCRNSPKYGPASAQYALLEYASGAPVQFSYRELDRSTKGFKERLGAGGFGSVYRGTLANRTVVAVKQLEGIEQGEKQFRMEVATISSTHHLNLVRLIGFCSEGRHRLLVYEFMKNGSLDRFIFSEQQSSSSSSSSSSENLPWKTRFSIAVGTARGITYLHEECRDCIIHCDIKPENILLDDNFSAKVSDFGLAKLLHPKDHRHRTLTSVRGTRGYLAPEWLANLPITSKSDVYSYGMVLLEIVSGRRNFDMSEETGRKKFSVFAYEEFEKGNLRSVLDKKIYNEEIDMGQVERAVMTSFWCIQEQPSLRPSMSRVVQMLEGVMEIEVPPAPKVTDSLSPIPYSSSSVQAAEGSLSISMKRSAEKPSLSLISSEQSSA; encoded by the coding sequence ATGGCACCTCTACTGCCGCCGACGCTGCTGCTAGTCCTCCGGCTCCTAGTCCTCCTCTTGTTCTCCAACgcgggcggcgccggcgccatCCCTTTGGGATCCGTGCTCACCCCGTCCaattcgtcgtcgtcgtcgtcgtcgtcctggTCGTCCCCGAACGGCACGTTCTCCGTCCGCTTCGTGCCCTCGCCGTCCCACCCCTCCCTCTTCCTGGCGTCCATCGTCTTCTCGGGCGGCCTCCCCGTCTGGTCCGCCGgcggcgcctccgccgccgtcgacTCGTCCGCGTCCCTCAGCCTCCTCCCCGACGGCGACCTCCGCCTCCTCAACGGCTCCGGCGCCCTCGTCTGGAGCTCCAACACCTCCTCCCTCAgcgtctcctccgccgccctcctcGACTCCGGCAACCTCGTCCTGCAGAACGCCTCCGACTCGCCTCTCTGGCAGTCCTTCGAGAACCCCACCGACACCCTCGTCCAGTCCCAGAACTtcacctccgccgcctccctcgtCTCCGGCCCCtactccttctccctcctccgcaGCTCCGGCAACCTCACCCTCCGCTGGAACGGCACCGTCGTCTACTTCAACGAGGGCTACAACGCCTCCTTCACCGCCAACCGCACCCTCTCGTCCCCGACCCTCTTCCTGCAGTCCAACGGCATCCTCTCCCTCGCCGACGCCGCCCTCGGCTCCTCCCCCGTCGTCGTCGCCTACAGCAGCAACTACGGCGAGAGCGGCATCACGCTCCGCTTCGTCCGCCTCGACCCGGACGGCAACCTCCGCGTCTACAGCGTCTCCGGCGGCAGCTCCGCCCCCACCGAGCAGTGGTCCGCCGTCGCCGACCAGTGCGAGGTCTTCGCCTACTGCGGCAACATGGGCGTCTGCTCCGCGGACCCCGCCGACCCCCGCCAGGGCTGCCGGCCCCGCACCCCGCTCGATGACTGCCGGGCCAACTGGACGATGCTGGAGCTGGAGAACACCCGCTTCCTGACCTACCCGCCCGACGTCGCCACCGAGCAGTTCTTCATCGGGATCACGGCGTGCCGCCAGAACTGCCTCTCCGGCCAGTCCTGCCTCGCGTCCACCGCCCTCGCCGACGGCTCCGGCTTCTGCTACATCGTCGTCGACTTCGTCAGCGGCTACCACTCCGCCGCCCTCCCCAGCACCTCCTACGTCAAGGTCTGCGCCCCCGAGGAGCCCAACCCCCCGCCGGGCGCTCTCGCCGGCGCCCAGCCGGGAACCTCCAAGCTCCGCGCCTGGATCGTGGTCGTCGCGGTCCTATGTACTCTGCTGGCGTTGGTGTTCTGCGAGTCCGCCCTGTGGTGGTTCTTCTGCCGGAACAGCCCCAAGTACGGGCCGGCGTCGGCTCAGTACGCCCTCCTCGAATACGCCTCCGGCGCCCCGGTCCAATTCTCGTACCGGGAGCTCGACCGGTCCACCAAGGGCTTCAAGGAGAGGCTCGGCGCCGGAGGGTTTGGTTCGGTGTACCGCGGCACCCTCGCGAACCGGACCGTCGTCGCCGTGAAGCAGCTCGAGGGGATCGAGCAGGGCGAGAAGCAGTTCCGGATGGAGGTGGCCACCATCAGCAGCACCCACCACCTGAATCTCGTCCGCCTCATCGGCTTCTGCTCGGAGGGGCGGCACCGCCTGCTCGTCTACGAGTTCATGAAGAACGGCTCGCTCGACCGCTTCATCTTCTCCGAGCAGCAgtcgtcctcgtcgtcgtcctcctcctcctcggagAATCTGCCCTGGAAGACCCGATTCAGCATCGCCGTTGGAACGGCCCGCGGGATCACTTACTTGCACGAGGAGTGCCGCGACTGCATCATCCACTGTGATATCAAGCCCGAGAACATCCTTCTCGATGACAATTTCAGTGCCAAGGTGTCCGATTTCGGACTCGCGAAGCTCTTACACCCCAAGGATCACCGGCACCGGACTCTCACCAGTGTTAGGGGGACCAGGGGCTACTTAGCCCCCGAGTGGCTGGCGAATCTCCCAATCACGTCTAAATCTGATGTGTATAGCTACGGAATGGTGTTGCTCGAGATCGTAAGTGGGCGAAGGAACTTCGACATGTCGGAAGAGACTGGAAGGAAGAAATTCTCAGTGTTCGCGTACGAAGAATTTGAGAAAGGGAATTTGAGGAGTGTGCTTGATAAGAAGATCTATAATGAGGAGATTGATATGGGGCAAGTGGAGAGGGCAGTGATGACGAGCTTTTGGTGCATCCAAGAGCAGCCGTCGCTGCGGCCGTCGATGAGTAGAGTGGTGCAAATGCTGGAAGGGGTGATGGAGATTGAAGTGCCGCCCGCGCCAAAGGTCACGGACAGTTTGAGCCCGATTCCGTATTCGTCGAGCTCGGTTCAAGCTGCCGAAGGATCGTTGTCGATTTCCATGAAGAGGAGTGCTGAGAAACCTTCCTTGTCACTTATCTCTTCAGAACAATCCTCGGCATAA